A single window of Candidatus Eremiobacterota bacterium DNA harbors:
- the uppS gene encoding di-trans,poly-cis-decaprenylcistransferase, with translation MDGNRRWARAHGVPALEGHRKGMHALERAVDAALRTGIAMVTVYAFSEENWSREQREVFGLFGIAEAFAREKAASLAARGVRVRVIGRRDRLPNGVVDAFRILEERTAHGNAMLLTIAVDYGARTELRDACRALARDVAAGRIAPEQIDEDAIAAKLWTAGLPDPDLVVRTGGELRLSNFLLYQSAYAELWSTNDPWPDFDGRTLGLAVDAFAARERRFGR, from the coding sequence GAAGGCCATCGCAAAGGGATGCACGCGCTCGAGCGCGCGGTCGACGCGGCGTTGCGCACGGGGATCGCGATGGTGACCGTGTACGCCTTCAGCGAGGAGAACTGGTCGCGCGAGCAGCGCGAGGTGTTCGGCTTGTTCGGCATCGCCGAAGCGTTCGCGCGCGAGAAGGCGGCCTCGCTCGCCGCGCGCGGCGTCCGCGTGCGCGTGATCGGTCGCCGCGACCGCTTGCCGAACGGCGTGGTCGACGCGTTCCGCATTCTGGAAGAACGCACCGCGCACGGCAACGCGATGCTGCTGACGATCGCGGTCGACTACGGCGCGCGCACCGAGCTGCGCGACGCGTGCCGCGCGCTCGCGCGCGACGTCGCCGCGGGGCGGATCGCGCCCGAGCAGATCGACGAGGACGCGATCGCGGCGAAGCTGTGGACCGCGGGGCTGCCCGACCCGGATCTCGTCGTGCGCACGGGCGGCGAGCTGCGGCTCTCCAACTTCTTGCTCTACCAGAGCGCATACGCCGAGCTGTGGTCGACCAACGATCCCTGGCCCGACTTCGACGGCCGCACCCTCGGCCTCGCCGTCGACGCGTTCGCGGCGCGCGAGCGCCGCTTCGGCCGTTAG